From Primulina huaijiensis isolate GDHJ02 chromosome 15, ASM1229523v2, whole genome shotgun sequence, one genomic window encodes:
- the LOC140958965 gene encoding proline-rich receptor-like protein kinase PERK1 isoform X2 yields MYLHRNHLAPKNYQYNVPPPVDHVVQIPPKPSPPSVGASRPPHSPVRAPSPRPPPPPPVSSSGGSGSNYSGPETPLPPPSPGIALGFSKSTFTYEELLMASDGFSTANLLGQGGFGYVHRGVLPNGKEVAVKQLKAGSGQGEREFRAEVEIISRVHHKHLVSLVGYCITGSQRMLVYEFVPNNNLEFHLHGKGRPTMDWPTRLKIALGAAKGLSYLHEDCHPKIIHRDIKASNILLDFNFEAKVADFGLAKFSSDANTHVSTRVMGTFGYLAPDYASSGKLTEKSDVFSFGVMLLELITGRRPVDTSQSFMDDSLVDWARPLLTRALDDGNFDALVDPRLQIDYHQNEMARIVACAAACVRHSARRRPRMSQVVRALEGDVSLSDLNEGIRPGHSSLYGSHGSSDYDTAQYIDDMKKFKKMALASGEYGSSDQYSNPTSEYGLYPSGSSGEGQQTREMEMGKMKKDTRGE; encoded by the exons ATGTACCTCCACCGCAACCACTTGGCACCAAAG AATTACCAGTATAACGTCCCCCCACCTGTTGATCATGTCGTTCAAATCCCTCCTAAACCTTCCCCACCGTCAGTTGGTGCATCAAGACCGCCGCACTCACCAGTACGTGCCCCTTCACCTCGACCACCCCCTCCTCCTCCCGTGAGTAGCAGTGGAGGTTCTGGTTCCAATTATTCCGGCCCCGAAACTcctcttcctcctccttcaCCTGGAATTGCTTTGGGTTTTTCGAAAAGTACATTTACGTATGAAGAATTGTTGATGGCAAGTGATGGATTCTCGACAGCCAATCTTCTAGGACAAGGTGGTTTCGGTTACGTGCACAGGGGAGTCCTTCCAAATGGAAAAGAGGTAGCGGTAAAGCAGCTAAAGGCTGGAAGTGGACAAGGGGAGCGTGAATTCCGGGCCGAAGTTGAGATCATCAGCAGAGTGCACCACAAGCATCTTGTTTCGTTGGTTGGATACTGCATCACTGGGTCGCAGAGAATGCTCGTCTATGAGTTTGTTCCAAATAACAATCTGGAATTTCACTTGCATG GAAAGGGAAGACCTACAATGGATTGGCCCACGCGATTGAAGATTGCTCTAGGAGCTGCAAAAGGACTTTCATATCTGCACGAGGATT GTCATCCAAAAATCATACATAGGGACATCAAGGCTTCTAATATTCTTTTGGATTTTAACTTTGAAGCAAAG GTTGCGGATTTTGGCCTTGCTAAGTTTTCTTCTGATGCCAATACTCATGTCTCGACACGGGTGATGGGAACTTTTGG ATATTTAGCTCCAGACTATGCTTCCTCTGGAAAGCTCACTGAGAAGTCTGATGTATTCTCCTTCGGAGTCATGCTTCTGGAGTTGATAACCGGACGCCGACCTGTTGACACGAGTCAATCTTTTATGGATGATAGTTTGGTAGACTGG GCTAGGCCATTGCTCACTCGAGCACTTGACGACGGAAACTTTGATGCTCTTGTTGATCCACGGTTGCAAATTGATTACCATCAAAATGAGATGGCTCGCATTGTAGCCTGTGCTGCTGCTTGTGTGCGCCATTCAGCAAGACGTCGGCCAAGAATGAGTCAG GTTGTAAGGGCATTGGAAGGAGATGTTTCCCTGTCTGATCTGAACGAAGGAATCAGACCCGGACACAGCTCTTTATACGGATCTCATGGAAGTTCAGATTATGACACTGCACAGTACATTGAcgatatgaaaaaattcaagaaaatggcACTGGCAAGCGGAGAATACGGGAGCAGCGACCAGTATAGCAATCCAACCAGTGAATATGGATTATACCCATCTGGTTCGAGCGGTGAAGGCCAACAAACTAGAGAAATGGAAATGGGAAAGATGAAGAAGGATACTCGAGGCGAGTGA
- the LOC140958791 gene encoding uncharacterized protein has protein sequence MLMKYEKRIAGDKMDEPVNRSFIEKWKNADALFATPTGSNDDWYELLVIVFTDNKMPFILHVIGYIVALEIDVYFRSQRRANGISPLHQKWGKRTKDYGYALRAQTRDWHS, from the exons ATGCTGatgaaatatgaaaa GCGTATTGCTGGGGATAAGATGGACGAACCTGTCAATAGAAGTTTCATTGAGAAGTGGAAAAATGCTGATGCTCTCTTTGCTACTCCGACTGGATCAAATGATGATTGGTATGAGCTGCTCGTCATAGTTTTCACTGATAACAAAATGCCATTCATTCTTCATGTGATTGGTTATATTGTCGCCCTTGAAATTGATGTTTATTTCAG GAGTCAGAGAAGGGCCAATGGCATTTCCCCATTGCATCAGAAGTGGGGCAAGAGGACCAAAGATTATGGTTATGCTTTACGCGCGCAGACTCGAGATTGGCACAGCTAG
- the LOC140958965 gene encoding proline-rich receptor-like protein kinase PERK15 isoform X1: protein MSSVPPGASPAPTSPPANATTPPPAAPPEPFASPPPTPSGSPPPASSPTPPLPSNSPPPASLSGSPPSPPAPSGRGSHPSRDSPPAPSGVTPRSKTPSTSSSGGGISTGLVVGIAVGGVVILAVLSLLFLCCKKKRKRSQHNYYVPPPQPLGTKADPYGNPVQNYQYNVPPPVDHVVQIPPKPSPPSVGASRPPHSPVRAPSPRPPPPPPVSSSGGSGSNYSGPETPLPPPSPGIALGFSKSTFTYEELLMASDGFSTANLLGQGGFGYVHRGVLPNGKEVAVKQLKAGSGQGEREFRAEVEIISRVHHKHLVSLVGYCITGSQRMLVYEFVPNNNLEFHLHGKGRPTMDWPTRLKIALGAAKGLSYLHEDCHPKIIHRDIKASNILLDFNFEAKVADFGLAKFSSDANTHVSTRVMGTFGYLAPDYASSGKLTEKSDVFSFGVMLLELITGRRPVDTSQSFMDDSLVDWARPLLTRALDDGNFDALVDPRLQIDYHQNEMARIVACAAACVRHSARRRPRMSQVVRALEGDVSLSDLNEGIRPGHSSLYGSHGSSDYDTAQYIDDMKKFKKMALASGEYGSSDQYSNPTSEYGLYPSGSSGEGQQTREMEMGKMKKDTRGE from the exons ATGTCTTCAGTGCCGCCGGGAGCCTCACCCGCTCCCACCTCGCCGCCTGCTAACGCCACCACTCCACCGCCCGCCGCTCCTCCTGAACCTTTCGCTTCTCCCCCGCCAACTCCATCTGGCTCTCCGCCGCCGGCGTCCTCTCCAACACCACCATTGCCTTCAAACTCACCTCCTCCTGCTTCTCTATCTGGGTCTCCTCCGTCCCCTCCGGCGCCGTCTGGTAGGGGTTCTCATCCTAGTAGAGACTCTCCACCTGCTCCATCTGGTGTCACACCGAGATCTAAGACGCCCTCTACGTCATCGTCTGGTGGGGGGATATCGACGGGGCTTGTTGTGGGGATAGCTGTAGGAGGTGTTGTGATACTTGCTGTATTGAGTCTACTGTTTTTATGTTgcaagaagaagaggaagagatCGCAACATAATTACTATGTACCTCCACCGCAACCACTTGGCACCAAAG CTGACCCTTACGGTAATCCGGTACAGAATTACCAGTATAACGTCCCCCCACCTGTTGATCATGTCGTTCAAATCCCTCCTAAACCTTCCCCACCGTCAGTTGGTGCATCAAGACCGCCGCACTCACCAGTACGTGCCCCTTCACCTCGACCACCCCCTCCTCCTCCCGTGAGTAGCAGTGGAGGTTCTGGTTCCAATTATTCCGGCCCCGAAACTcctcttcctcctccttcaCCTGGAATTGCTTTGGGTTTTTCGAAAAGTACATTTACGTATGAAGAATTGTTGATGGCAAGTGATGGATTCTCGACAGCCAATCTTCTAGGACAAGGTGGTTTCGGTTACGTGCACAGGGGAGTCCTTCCAAATGGAAAAGAGGTAGCGGTAAAGCAGCTAAAGGCTGGAAGTGGACAAGGGGAGCGTGAATTCCGGGCCGAAGTTGAGATCATCAGCAGAGTGCACCACAAGCATCTTGTTTCGTTGGTTGGATACTGCATCACTGGGTCGCAGAGAATGCTCGTCTATGAGTTTGTTCCAAATAACAATCTGGAATTTCACTTGCATG GAAAGGGAAGACCTACAATGGATTGGCCCACGCGATTGAAGATTGCTCTAGGAGCTGCAAAAGGACTTTCATATCTGCACGAGGATT GTCATCCAAAAATCATACATAGGGACATCAAGGCTTCTAATATTCTTTTGGATTTTAACTTTGAAGCAAAG GTTGCGGATTTTGGCCTTGCTAAGTTTTCTTCTGATGCCAATACTCATGTCTCGACACGGGTGATGGGAACTTTTGG ATATTTAGCTCCAGACTATGCTTCCTCTGGAAAGCTCACTGAGAAGTCTGATGTATTCTCCTTCGGAGTCATGCTTCTGGAGTTGATAACCGGACGCCGACCTGTTGACACGAGTCAATCTTTTATGGATGATAGTTTGGTAGACTGG GCTAGGCCATTGCTCACTCGAGCACTTGACGACGGAAACTTTGATGCTCTTGTTGATCCACGGTTGCAAATTGATTACCATCAAAATGAGATGGCTCGCATTGTAGCCTGTGCTGCTGCTTGTGTGCGCCATTCAGCAAGACGTCGGCCAAGAATGAGTCAG GTTGTAAGGGCATTGGAAGGAGATGTTTCCCTGTCTGATCTGAACGAAGGAATCAGACCCGGACACAGCTCTTTATACGGATCTCATGGAAGTTCAGATTATGACACTGCACAGTACATTGAcgatatgaaaaaattcaagaaaatggcACTGGCAAGCGGAGAATACGGGAGCAGCGACCAGTATAGCAATCCAACCAGTGAATATGGATTATACCCATCTGGTTCGAGCGGTGAAGGCCAACAAACTAGAGAAATGGAAATGGGAAAGATGAAGAAGGATACTCGAGGCGAGTGA